A window of the Virgibacillus pantothenticus genome harbors these coding sequences:
- a CDS encoding DnaD domain-containing protein: MAKFRMVHTEFWNDPRVVEEMTPEDKYFFLYLLTNANTTQIGIYQITKKQMAFDTGHSIESINALLDRFINHHKIINYDPATRELAIKNWGKYNFLRGGKPMLDCVTKELKEVKNKDLIPIVGERVEKPEIKALYDTYTLRTTIRGQEEEQEEEQEEEKEEEKEQQQEKDVSVIIQFWDDNGFGFNNMHAKQQLLSWLDDSNFKNPSEMILKALGIAAEMNKRRLNYVEGILKNWQNESLLTAEEVDQREANRNKSEPSNNYDPSKDRF, from the coding sequence ATGGCTAAATTCAGAATGGTTCACACAGAGTTCTGGAATGACCCAAGAGTGGTAGAGGAAATGACGCCAGAAGATAAATATTTCTTTCTCTATCTTTTGACTAACGCGAATACAACACAGATAGGGATTTATCAAATAACTAAAAAGCAAATGGCTTTTGATACAGGGCATTCAATCGAGAGTATAAACGCCCTATTAGATAGGTTTATCAATCACCACAAAATAATTAATTACGATCCAGCAACAAGAGAATTGGCTATTAAAAACTGGGGTAAATACAATTTTTTAAGAGGCGGTAAGCCAATGTTGGATTGCGTAACCAAGGAATTAAAAGAGGTTAAAAATAAAGATTTAATCCCAATTGTTGGAGAAAGGGTAGAAAAGCCGGAAATAAAGGCTTTATACGATACGTATACGTTACGTACCACGATACGTGGACAAGAAGAAGAACAAGAAGAAGAACAAGAAGAAGAAAAAGAAGAAGAAAAAGAACAACAACAAGAAAAAGACGTGAGTGTGATTATCCAATTTTGGGACGATAACGGATTTGGGTTTAATAACATGCATGCAAAACAACAGTTGTTGTCGTGGTTAGATGATTCTAATTTTAAAAATCCTAGTGAAATGATCTTGAAAGCATTAGGTATAGCTGCAGAAATGAATAAACGAAGACTCAACTATGTTGAGGGAATTCTAAAAAATTGGCAGAATGAATCATTGCTTACTGCTGAGGAAGTAGACCAAAGAGAAGCAAATCGTAATAAGAGTGAACCAAGTAATAATTATGACCCAAGCAAAGACAGGTTTTAG
- a CDS encoding HNH endonuclease: MIYPVPKPRHKRRAPKQKDRTKITNKVRREVLKRSEGKCERCGRSSAYAFEMAHLQQASNGGLGNDPANIVLLCGPSVNTGTCHNFADYTAAGREWRMRKREELKRYYGE; encoded by the coding sequence ATGATCTATCCAGTACCTAAACCAAGACATAAACGCAGAGCCCCAAAGCAAAAAGACCGAACTAAAATTACAAACAAGGTGCGTAGAGAGGTTTTAAAACGTAGTGAGGGTAAATGTGAGCGTTGCGGTAGATCAAGCGCCTATGCCTTTGAAATGGCTCATTTACAACAGGCTAGCAATGGCGGACTAGGAAATGACCCAGCTAATATAGTCCTTTTATGCGGTCCATCTGTAAACACTGGTACATGCCATAACTTTGCAGATTATACTGCTGCTGGAAGAGAGTGGAGAATGAGGAAACGAGAGGAATTGAAGCGATACTATGGCGAATGA
- a CDS encoding ERF family protein, which translates to MIFSKSNNEIAQAFIKAWAKLENPKHNARVEVNTKSGGSYTFEYTDLGGIFDEAKRVFKENEISIMQNASTREINGNLMISVETMLLHSSGQWIKSDPLQMPCSTNMQDMGGQITYMKRYSLSALIGIATEKDDDANGAVGNEYKMTNKGNKASDKQLDFVKKLLEGKVNEKNDFNTLYSYLKQSMDTDVDMENWTSQQASQAIKILKGGNTQ; encoded by the coding sequence ATGATTTTTTCTAAATCGAATAACGAAATCGCTCAGGCTTTTATCAAAGCTTGGGCAAAATTAGAAAATCCTAAGCACAATGCAAGGGTTGAAGTAAATACAAAAAGTGGAGGAAGTTACACCTTTGAATATACGGACTTAGGAGGAATATTTGACGAAGCTAAAAGAGTATTTAAAGAAAATGAAATATCCATCATGCAAAATGCTAGTACAAGAGAAATAAACGGCAATCTGATGATCTCCGTTGAAACAATGTTATTGCATTCGAGTGGTCAATGGATTAAATCAGATCCTTTGCAAATGCCTTGTAGTACCAATATGCAAGACATGGGCGGACAAATAACTTATATGAAGCGTTATTCTTTATCGGCGTTAATCGGTATAGCAACGGAAAAAGATGATGATGCAAACGGCGCCGTTGGTAATGAGTATAAAATGACCAACAAAGGCAATAAAGCAAGCGATAAACAACTAGACTTCGTTAAAAAATTACTAGAAGGAAAGGTAAATGAAAAAAATGATTTTAATACTCTTTATAGCTATCTAAAACAATCCATGGACACCGATGTGGACATGGAGAATTGGACAAGCCAACAAGCTAGTCAAGCTATCAAGATATTAAAAGGCGGTAACACTCAATGA
- a CDS encoding host-nuclease inhibitor Gam family protein, whose product MNEFADKFIEQQEQQPFVIDDDSKADWALRKIKLAQAKKEELSNFVQVEMEKLEAYQAQEQKKLDDEIDRMQGYLSAYALQKRENDPEFKSQNLPNGRLRFVKQQPKYHYDDKVLIESLKKAERSDLIKIKETPDKATLKKVFVPNDGKLIDPDTGEVVEGVTIEEREEAFKVEVNK is encoded by the coding sequence ATGAATGAATTTGCAGATAAATTTATCGAGCAACAAGAACAACAACCTTTTGTAATAGATGATGACAGCAAAGCAGACTGGGCATTACGTAAAATCAAGCTAGCGCAAGCTAAAAAAGAAGAACTTAGCAACTTTGTGCAGGTCGAAATGGAGAAATTAGAAGCGTACCAAGCACAAGAGCAAAAGAAACTTGATGACGAGATAGATAGAATGCAAGGGTATTTATCTGCCTATGCACTACAAAAGCGTGAGAATGACCCTGAATTCAAATCGCAGAACTTGCCTAACGGTCGTCTTAGGTTCGTTAAACAACAACCTAAATATCATTATGATGACAAAGTGTTAATAGAATCGCTTAAAAAGGCAGAACGTTCTGACTTAATAAAAATTAAAGAAACGCCAGACAAGGCTACTTTAAAGAAAGTTTTCGTTCCGAATGATGGAAAACTCATCGACCCCGATACTGGAGAAGTGGTTGAGGGCGTAACGATTGAGGAAAGGGAAGAAGCTTTCAAGGTTGAGGTGAATAAATAA
- a CDS encoding DNA N-6-adenine-methyltransferase, which yields MNNLLNKGLFSSDTDSWETPLCFYEQLNKEFNFELDVCATKDNTKCDKYFTPEIDGLKQQWRGVCWMNPPYGRQINKWVKKAYESSLNGATVVCLLPARTDTRWWHDYCMKGEIRLVKGRLKFGDSKNSAPFPSAVVIFGEGVEKNKVIAI from the coding sequence GTGAACAATTTGCTTAATAAAGGACTATTTTCAAGTGATACCGATTCATGGGAAACTCCTCTATGCTTTTATGAGCAATTAAATAAAGAGTTTAATTTTGAATTAGACGTTTGCGCCACAAAAGATAATACCAAGTGTGATAAATATTTTACACCGGAAATAGATGGACTTAAACAACAATGGCGTGGGGTGTGTTGGATGAACCCTCCATATGGCAGGCAGATAAACAAGTGGGTTAAGAAAGCTTACGAATCTTCATTAAATGGAGCCACAGTTGTTTGTTTATTACCAGCTAGAACTGATACAAGGTGGTGGCATGATTACTGTATGAAAGGTGAGATAAGGCTTGTTAAAGGACGTTTAAAGTTTGGTGATTCTAAAAATTCCGCGCCTTTTCCTAGTGCTGTGGTTATATTCGGAGAAGGAGTAGAAAAGAACAAGGTAATTGCTATTTAA
- a CDS encoding BRO-N domain-containing protein gives MNLSLAVKEVFEGNEVEVYWNEKNEPVMTIDDLAKALEYASKDGIEKIISRNEYIKSKEFSTTYNLSVVEGGREVTRERRIFNEDGIYEVTLLSKKPKARKFRAFVRELLKSLRKGELQLAKPQTEQDKLQIQKQRAEAMLLNAKTRQAKLILEMQKDKVLSPIAVELLGINAIEHITGKEAKTKPQIEKTYTATEIAKQLGITANKVGRIAKAHGLKTDEYGIWALDKAPHSSKQVSSFRYYENAIHKIKELL, from the coding sequence ATGAATTTATCACTAGCAGTAAAAGAAGTATTTGAAGGTAACGAGGTTGAAGTTTATTGGAATGAAAAGAACGAACCTGTAATGACTATTGATGATTTAGCGAAAGCACTCGAATACGCAAGTAAAGATGGTATTGAAAAGATTATTAGTAGGAATGAATACATCAAATCTAAAGAGTTTTCAACTACCTACAATTTGTCGGTAGTTGAGGGAGGGCGAGAAGTAACAAGAGAAAGAAGAATTTTCAACGAAGATGGCATTTACGAAGTAACTCTATTATCCAAGAAACCTAAAGCAAGAAAATTTCGTGCATTTGTCCGTGAGTTGTTGAAGTCTCTACGTAAAGGAGAACTCCAACTAGCTAAGCCACAAACCGAACAGGACAAGCTACAAATTCAAAAACAACGTGCTGAAGCGATGCTATTAAACGCTAAAACTCGCCAAGCTAAATTAATCTTAGAAATGCAAAAGGATAAAGTATTATCTCCAATCGCTGTTGAGTTACTCGGTATTAATGCTATAGAGCATATCACAGGAAAAGAAGCTAAGACAAAGCCGCAAATAGAAAAGACGTACACAGCTACTGAAATTGCAAAACAGTTAGGCATAACAGCTAATAAGGTAGGTCGTATTGCTAAAGCGCACGGGCTTAAAACAGATGAATATGGTATTTGGGCATTGGATAAAGCACCACATAGCAGTAAACAAGTATCTTCATTCCGGTATTACGAAAATGCGATTCATAAAATTAAGGAGTTGTTGTAA
- a CDS encoding helix-turn-helix transcriptional regulator, which produces MEQTKLASLRRYNDISQKEMGELINVSEATYRNKEKGITQFKATEMFIIANRFGKKVDDIFLPPNFIKHEVSNKEVS; this is translated from the coding sequence ATGGAACAAACAAAACTAGCTTCCTTAAGGAGATATAACGACATCTCTCAAAAAGAAATGGGCGAATTAATAAACGTTTCCGAAGCTACTTATCGTAATAAAGAAAAAGGTATTACACAGTTTAAAGCTACAGAGATGTTTATTATTGCAAATCGTTTTGGTAAAAAAGTAGATGATATTTTTTTACCTCCAAACTTCATAAAACATGAAGTTTCTAATAAAGAAGTTTCGTAG
- a CDS encoding LexA family protein: protein MNKEISKFVGSKIREFRKKRGLTQKELGVKIGVKHNTISSYEKGTNEPEQNILYLMANVLGVSINDFFPSSRETEEPPKKKVAEVSQYPFLPVDVAAGLPEMVDPITEDDIEVIEMPDALMGKWAGRDDIYIMRVNGESMNKTIPNSSLIAIKQTDISNLENGDIVVYSNHHEYSVKKFYKLEDKFIFRPHSTDINFTDYHVPFADCNELKIHGKVVMYIVNLD from the coding sequence ATGAATAAAGAAATAAGTAAATTTGTTGGCAGTAAGATAAGGGAATTTAGAAAGAAGAGAGGTCTAACCCAAAAAGAGTTAGGGGTAAAAATAGGCGTAAAACACAATACTATTTCTTCTTATGAAAAAGGAACAAACGAACCGGAACAAAACATACTATACTTAATGGCTAATGTTTTAGGGGTTTCGATAAATGATTTCTTCCCTTCATCAAGAGAAACAGAAGAACCACCTAAGAAAAAGGTTGCAGAAGTTAGTCAATATCCTTTTTTGCCAGTTGATGTTGCTGCAGGTTTGCCGGAAATGGTCGACCCTATAACGGAGGATGATATAGAGGTTATTGAAATGCCAGACGCATTAATGGGCAAGTGGGCTGGCAGAGATGATATTTACATTATGAGGGTAAATGGAGAATCAATGAATAAAACGATACCAAACAGCTCATTGATAGCTATCAAACAAACAGACATAAGCAATCTAGAAAATGGGGATATAGTTGTTTACAGTAACCATCATGAGTATTCGGTCAAAAAGTTTTACAAACTTGAAGATAAATTTATTTTTAGACCACATTCAACTGATATAAACTTTACTGACTACCATGTGCCGTTTGCAGATTGCAACGAATTAAAGATACACGGCAAAGTCGTAATGTATATAGTGAATTTAGATTAA
- a CDS encoding recombinase family protein — MRTAIYVRVSTEEQAKEGYSIDGQKQHLKRYCIENRWEVVGIYVDEGLSAKDMNRPQLQSLLKQIEKGNIDHVLVYKLDRITRSVPDLYRIKEIMDKHNCSIKSATEAIDTSTPMGRLVITMSAGMAQWERETIGERISFGLVEKARQGKYPLNTPPLGYDIDKETRKLVVNKEEAKLVRLIHKLYRKWGTASIARYLNERNYVGKNGCQWHAKSVRQVLEGYPQVGKILWKGKVYEGNHEPIISLEEWESTQHIIDRRRNEQPRTISSDYIFSGKLVCPTCGGNLTGVYTKAAGEKYYNYKCRRHLDGRCKGSKNVSQIKIEKAFIDFLGKQDYETLLDNVAREGEQQLNKHDDDINIEELKKRLDKLENKKKKWQYAWAEDIMSYEDFKKRMEESQQKENDIKKQLSKVEGSTKPKKINKNDVIGVLQSIKENWLFLTNKEKKVLVGEIIEKIHYEHIGKRIVIKYITFL; from the coding sequence ATGCGTACAGCTATATATGTGCGTGTATCAACAGAAGAGCAAGCGAAAGAAGGTTACTCAATAGATGGGCAAAAACAACATTTGAAAAGATACTGCATCGAAAACAGATGGGAAGTAGTGGGTATTTATGTTGATGAAGGGCTATCCGCTAAGGACATGAATAGACCACAATTGCAGTCGTTATTAAAACAAATAGAAAAAGGAAACATTGATCATGTACTTGTGTATAAATTAGATCGCATTACCAGATCGGTACCGGACTTATATAGGATAAAAGAGATTATGGACAAACATAATTGCAGTATTAAATCAGCAACCGAAGCTATAGACACATCAACACCAATGGGAAGATTGGTTATAACTATGTCTGCAGGCATGGCTCAGTGGGAAAGAGAAACGATAGGAGAACGTATTTCATTTGGTTTGGTAGAAAAAGCAAGGCAAGGAAAATACCCTTTAAATACACCGCCGTTAGGGTATGATATAGACAAGGAAACAAGAAAGCTTGTGGTTAATAAGGAAGAAGCTAAGCTAGTACGATTAATCCACAAATTATATCGGAAGTGGGGAACAGCTAGCATAGCTAGGTATTTAAATGAACGTAACTATGTCGGTAAAAACGGTTGCCAATGGCACGCCAAATCTGTTAGGCAAGTGTTAGAGGGATACCCACAAGTAGGAAAAATATTATGGAAAGGAAAAGTATATGAGGGTAACCACGAGCCTATAATATCGCTTGAGGAATGGGAAAGCACACAGCACATTATAGATCGTAGAAGAAATGAACAACCAAGAACAATATCAAGCGATTATATTTTTTCTGGTAAGCTTGTATGTCCAACCTGTGGAGGTAATCTAACAGGAGTTTACACAAAGGCGGCAGGTGAAAAGTATTATAACTATAAATGCAGACGTCACCTTGACGGCAGGTGTAAAGGAAGCAAAAATGTATCACAAATAAAAATAGAAAAAGCTTTTATAGATTTTTTGGGAAAACAAGATTACGAAACGTTACTTGACAATGTTGCGAGAGAAGGCGAACAACAACTTAATAAGCACGATGACGATATAAACATCGAAGAATTAAAAAAACGCTTAGATAAGCTAGAAAATAAGAAAAAGAAGTGGCAATATGCTTGGGCGGAAGACATTATGTCCTATGAAGATTTTAAAAAACGCATGGAGGAATCACAACAAAAGGAGAACGATATAAAAAAACAATTAAGCAAAGTTGAGGGGTCCACGAAGCCGAAAAAAATTAACAAAAATGATGTTATCGGGGTACTACAAAGCATAAAAGAAAATTGGTTATTTTTAACTAATAAAGAAAAGAAAGTTTTAGTTGGTGAAATCATAGAGAAAATACACTATGAACACATTGGGAAGCGCATAGTAATAAAGTATATTACATTTTTGTAG
- a CDS encoding glutaminase translates to MVQGTVNWNTEITKEWLQSYVDDWVKFYKKETTQGKVASYIPVLKQANPNHLGISIIGKNGMTVHSGDVGIPFTIQSISKIFSFIVACIERGVAYVLDRVDVEPTGEAFNSIMHLEMRKIKKPFNPFINAGAITVTSLLNGKNSSEKLEALFELFTKILGYRPHINKDVYVSERETSVRNRAIGYYLVELGYLESELELTLETYFKQCSIEVTTEDLAKLGLVLANDGMNPHTNEEIIPRNVVRLAKALMLTCGMYDASGKFAAYVGIPAKSGVSGGIIATAPPRVRDEVLPFVEGCGIGLYGPALDDKGNSIAGIKLLKHIATKWDLSIF, encoded by the coding sequence ATGGTGCAAGGTACGGTGAATTGGAATACAGAAATTACCAAAGAATGGTTGCAATCCTATGTTGATGACTGGGTGAAATTTTATAAAAAAGAGACGACACAAGGTAAAGTAGCTTCATATATTCCAGTTTTAAAGCAAGCTAATCCAAATCATTTAGGAATTTCCATTATCGGGAAAAATGGTATGACAGTTCATTCAGGAGACGTAGGAATTCCGTTTACAATTCAAAGTATTTCCAAGATATTTAGTTTCATCGTTGCTTGTATAGAAAGAGGAGTTGCCTATGTTCTTGATCGCGTGGATGTTGAGCCCACAGGAGAGGCATTTAACTCCATTATGCATTTGGAGATGCGTAAAATAAAAAAACCGTTTAATCCGTTTATTAATGCTGGGGCGATAACCGTTACGTCGCTATTGAATGGAAAAAATTCCTCAGAAAAACTCGAAGCCCTTTTTGAATTGTTTACGAAAATCCTTGGTTACCGTCCACATATAAATAAAGATGTATATGTATCTGAAAGGGAAACATCAGTAAGAAATCGGGCTATTGGATATTATCTTGTAGAACTTGGATATTTGGAATCAGAGTTAGAATTAACACTGGAGACGTATTTTAAACAATGCTCAATAGAGGTAACTACAGAAGATTTAGCTAAGCTTGGATTAGTTTTAGCTAATGACGGGATGAATCCACATACAAATGAAGAAATTATTCCGAGAAATGTCGTTCGCCTTGCGAAAGCTTTAATGTTAACTTGCGGCATGTATGATGCTTCAGGTAAGTTTGCTGCATATGTCGGTATCCCAGCGAAAAGTGGTGTTTCAGGTGGAATAATTGCAACTGCTCCTCCGAGAGTTCGAGATGAAGTGCTCCCGTTTGTTGAAGGGTGTGGAATTGGCTTATATGGACCTGCTTTGGATGATAAAGGAAATAGTATAGCAGGTATTAAATTGCTGAAGCATATTGCAACAAAGTGGGATTTAAGTATTTTTTAG
- a CDS encoding lysophospholipid acyltransferase family protein, whose amino-acid sequence MIRTIGIYIYAGLLVLGTFFKLQKTKKLQHQLSKEEIFVQPSLVSRKVFQRTGSTIEVEGQDKLPEGPALFVANHQGLFDILVLLGYLGKPVGFIAKQEIKKLPIISSWMELVRCVFIDRKDRRQSVRAIGQGIDYLKTGHSIVIFPEGTRSRGKQMNSFKSGSFRLAIKAKVPIVPIAIDGTYRVLEEPGGKIRPSSVRLTIKDAIYPEEYMSMSSNEIAAKVEEMIRLQLKTNELEQTKEKEKAEQLLSPR is encoded by the coding sequence ATGATTCGAACGATAGGAATATACATATATGCCGGGTTACTTGTTCTCGGTACGTTTTTTAAATTGCAAAAAACAAAGAAATTGCAACATCAACTTTCCAAAGAAGAGATTTTCGTTCAACCAAGTCTTGTCTCTAGAAAGGTGTTTCAACGAACAGGAAGCACTATTGAAGTAGAAGGACAAGACAAGTTGCCAGAAGGTCCTGCTTTGTTTGTAGCGAATCATCAAGGTTTATTTGATATATTAGTATTGCTTGGCTATTTGGGAAAACCAGTCGGCTTTATAGCTAAGCAAGAAATTAAAAAGCTACCCATTATTTCGTCTTGGATGGAACTTGTTCGTTGTGTGTTTATTGACCGAAAAGACCGTCGGCAATCTGTCCGTGCTATTGGTCAAGGTATTGATTATTTGAAAACCGGGCATTCGATCGTTATTTTTCCTGAGGGAACAAGGAGTAGAGGCAAGCAAATGAATTCTTTTAAATCAGGGAGCTTTCGTTTAGCGATCAAAGCAAAAGTACCCATTGTTCCTATTGCTATAGACGGAACCTATCGAGTGCTTGAAGAACCGGGTGGAAAGATAAGACCTTCATCTGTTCGTTTAACGATTAAAGACGCTATCTATCCAGAAGAATATATGTCGATGAGCAGTAATGAAATTGCGGCAAAAGTGGAAGAAATGATTAGGCTGCAACTAAAGACAAATGAATTAGAACAGACTAAGGAAAAGGAAAAAGCAGAGCAACTACTCTCACCTAGGTAG
- a CDS encoding CAP domain-containing protein: MFKKVAVVTALSSALLFGGALSASADTVAKEPSSGQKYKVYYSINGNWQSISEDNINSMLQKHMKNRNCYGQKIDWNHVHKQNQGNKQEEQTQPADKQKTERPEANQPAEQTKQTEQTPNGQKPAAKQPVQQENPNEQKVQEQEKQEPTQADKSELSQFEQEVVDLTNQERAKQGLPALKVDKELSKVAREKSRDMATNGYFAHNSPTYGSPFDMMKKYGISYSAAGENIAKGQRSPQEVVNAWMNSQGHRENIMNAKFTHIGVGYVQQGNHWTQQFIGK; this comes from the coding sequence ATGTTTAAAAAGGTAGCTGTAGTAACAGCACTATCATCAGCTTTACTTTTTGGAGGAGCATTATCAGCTTCAGCAGATACTGTCGCAAAAGAACCATCAAGTGGTCAGAAATATAAAGTCTATTATTCTATTAACGGTAATTGGCAAAGCATTTCTGAAGATAATATAAATAGTATGCTTCAAAAACATATGAAAAATAGAAATTGTTATGGACAAAAGATAGATTGGAATCATGTTCATAAACAAAACCAAGGCAATAAGCAGGAAGAACAAACTCAACCAGCAGACAAACAAAAAACAGAACGTCCTGAAGCTAATCAACCAGCAGAACAAACAAAGCAAACAGAACAAACTCCAAATGGACAAAAACCTGCTGCAAAACAACCAGTACAACAAGAAAATCCAAATGAGCAAAAAGTTCAAGAGCAGGAAAAACAAGAACCTACTCAAGCTGATAAGAGTGAATTAAGTCAATTTGAGCAGGAAGTAGTTGATTTAACAAATCAAGAAAGAGCAAAACAAGGTCTTCCAGCTTTAAAAGTAGATAAAGAGCTTAGTAAGGTAGCACGTGAAAAATCAAGAGATATGGCAACAAATGGATACTTTGCGCACAACAGTCCAACATATGGTTCACCATTTGATATGATGAAGAAATACGGCATTAGCTATTCTGCAGCAGGAGAGAATATCGCTAAAGGACAACGCAGCCCACAAGAAGTAGTCAATGCATGGATGAACAGCCAAGGGCACCGCGAAAACATTATGAATGCTAAATTTACACATATCGGTGTCGGTTATGTTCAACAAGGTAACCATTGGACGCAACAGTTTATTGGTAAATAA
- the mreBH gene encoding rod-share determining protein MreBH: protein MFSTAEVGIDLGTANILIYTKSKGIVLNEPSVVAIDVNTKQVVAVGAEAKEMVGKTPQNIIPIRPLKDGVIADYDVTSQMLKAFLKKVSKQIGMSMRKPVVVVCTPSGSTTVERRAIHNAVSSYGAKQVHLIEEPIAAAIGADLPVDEPVANVIVDIGGGTSEVGIISFGGVVSCNSVRVGGDKMDEEIIHHIRKNYNVLIGERTAENIKMEIGYAHPNHKEESMEIRGRDMVTGLPKTITITSKEIHLALKESLEQVLEAIRLTLENCPPELSGDIVDHGIVLTGGGALLHGMKEWLSHELIVPVHLAPNPLESVAIGTGRSLKMIHKLQKAAK, encoded by the coding sequence ATGTTTTCTACTGCAGAAGTTGGAATTGATCTTGGAACTGCAAACATTTTAATATACACAAAATCAAAAGGAATTGTATTAAACGAGCCATCCGTTGTTGCTATTGATGTTAACACAAAGCAAGTAGTAGCTGTTGGTGCAGAGGCGAAAGAAATGGTAGGAAAAACACCACAAAATATCATCCCCATTCGTCCGCTAAAAGATGGTGTTATTGCTGATTATGACGTTACATCGCAAATGTTAAAAGCATTTCTGAAAAAAGTAAGTAAACAAATTGGTATGTCCATGCGTAAGCCTGTAGTTGTTGTCTGTACACCATCAGGTAGCACTACTGTAGAACGAAGAGCAATTCATAATGCTGTATCAAGTTATGGTGCGAAACAGGTACACTTAATCGAAGAGCCAATTGCTGCTGCTATTGGAGCTGATTTACCTGTTGATGAGCCAGTGGCTAATGTGATCGTTGATATTGGCGGAGGTACTTCTGAAGTTGGCATTATTTCTTTCGGCGGGGTTGTCTCCTGTAATTCAGTTCGTGTCGGCGGTGACAAAATGGATGAAGAAATTATTCATCATATCCGCAAAAACTATAACGTCCTTATTGGTGAGCGTACCGCAGAAAATATAAAAATGGAAATTGGTTATGCGCATCCGAATCATAAAGAAGAATCGATGGAAATTCGCGGTCGTGATATGGTTACTGGTTTACCAAAAACCATCACGATAACTTCAAAGGAAATTCACCTTGCGTTAAAAGAGTCGTTGGAGCAAGTGTTAGAAGCCATTCGTTTGACCTTGGAAAATTGCCCACCTGAATTAAGTGGTGATATTGTGGATCACGGTATAGTACTTACAGGAGGAGGAGCTTTGCTTCACGGTATGAAGGAATGGTTATCACATGAATTGATTGTACCTGTTCATCTTGCTCCTAATCCTTTAGAGTCTGTAGCGATTGGAACAGGTCGCTCATTAAAAATGATCCATAAACTGCAAAAAGCTGCAAAATAA